The following coding sequences are from one Shewanella putrefaciens window:
- a CDS encoding HypC/HybG/HupF family hydrogenase formation chaperone, whose protein sequence is MCLSIPSQVVAIDAERQSVTVDTLGVRRDVSSHLMTEPLEIGDYVLIHIGFVMNKIDKEDAQQSLELYQEIVTKLENEAMH, encoded by the coding sequence ATGTGCTTATCCATTCCTTCCCAAGTCGTGGCCATTGATGCCGAGCGCCAGAGTGTCACCGTCGACACCTTAGGGGTTCGCCGCGATGTCAGTAGTCATTTAATGACTGAGCCGCTTGAAATTGGTGACTATGTGCTTATTCATATTGGCTTTGTGATGAATAAAATTGACAAAGAAGATGCACAACAAAGTCTTGAACTTTATCAAGAAATCGTCACAAAACTTGAAAATGAAGCCATGCATTAA
- the hypB gene encoding hydrogenase nickel incorporation protein HypB: MCKDCGCSLTRHEHDHLGAHSHNHEHHHPELHTNPQLNDKKTLSVIHKILDKNDVEAGHNRAHFEAHNITAFNLMSSPGSGKTTLLENLKEYTTLNYAVIEGDLETSRDADRLIAKGIKAYQIQTGSACHLDAFMVHGALHHLPLEGLDICFVENVGNLVCPASYDVGTHKNIVLLSVPEGDDKIEKYPVMFRRADVVFITKCDLLPYFDFNLAEARAQLKKLNPDTQIIEVSIKDGDSMQAVAQWLKDNIRQTSVGESQ; the protein is encoded by the coding sequence ATGTGTAAAGACTGCGGCTGCTCTCTTACCCGCCACGAACATGATCATCTCGGCGCGCATTCACATAACCACGAGCACCACCATCCTGAACTGCACACGAATCCCCAGTTAAACGATAAAAAAACCTTATCGGTTATTCACAAAATTCTCGACAAAAATGATGTTGAAGCGGGCCATAATCGTGCTCATTTCGAGGCGCATAATATTACCGCCTTTAATTTGATGAGCAGTCCTGGCAGTGGTAAAACCACGCTTTTAGAAAACCTCAAAGAATACACCACGCTTAACTATGCGGTGATTGAAGGCGATTTAGAAACCTCGCGCGATGCTGATCGTCTCATCGCGAAAGGTATTAAAGCCTACCAAATTCAAACCGGATCGGCTTGTCACCTTGATGCCTTCATGGTTCACGGCGCCCTGCACCACTTACCCCTTGAAGGCTTAGATATTTGTTTTGTGGAAAACGTCGGCAACCTCGTTTGTCCTGCAAGCTATGATGTGGGCACCCATAAAAATATCGTGCTGCTATCCGTACCAGAGGGCGATGATAAGATTGAAAAATATCCGGTAATGTTCCGCCGCGCCGATGTCGTTTTTATCACTAAGTGCGATCTGCTGCCCTATTTTGATTTCAATCTAGCCGAAGCCAGAGCCCAGCTAAAAAAACTCAATCCAGATACCCAAATCATTGAAGTCTCAATTAAAGATGGCGACTCAATGCAGGCCGTTGCCCAGTGGCTTAAGGACAATATTCGCCAAACATCTGTGGGAGAGTCGCAATAA